One segment of Zonotrichia albicollis isolate bZonAlb1 chromosome 4, bZonAlb1.hap1, whole genome shotgun sequence DNA contains the following:
- the LOC141728884 gene encoding uncharacterized protein LOC141728884 produces the protein MSSGGVGQRRPPRWAARAAPLPPRCPPNLRTPPNPGADPPGYPGAKHRHRSGPSEGTERSCPAGPGPTAPPGSGAAPAPRSGGRRTPRTPRCRYRYLARCRSRPLRSAVAPAGPDPAGNSRPRRLRSAPFLPGRDTRPRRPPPPAASCPAVPAAPGASPHPPWVLLAPREAQMERSRRRLWEAASGTRPGTAPAGARGWRRLRGDIPEPSVTRSPPRTAPGPAAPPAPSLEVALPWHGWNRAVVTVPATRTVPRFQRWFSVMSLRPCGSRGDSSALALPPAALALPLAMAPTALLWLLVLLVLAGPVWGTWDTCRGTCGLRPMAFDHSSVAAEYSQDDYDSLDSSDGTAQYTVGSAGVHPGAWPGVISVQATWDNGTWHMCSGALIHPQWVLTVAHCFAHAGDISRWEVVIGATDLSQPGPEAQLRHIKTLLVHQYYEPRTARNNIALLELDQPVECSDYIQLGCVPDSSLAVSDLKTCYIAGWRAIPDSAPNPRLVLQEAKVRLIDVQLCNSSRWYGGAVHPQDLCAGYPRGGIDTCQGDFGGPLVCKDNTGDYFWLVGLTSWGKGCAGAKRPGVFTSTQQFHTWIQVQMGLLPPEADTPPPEPIPSPEEEPDADLEDEMNPNPDDSEDYSKVSFQQQILGKFLNLLLELLQFLKGEKA, from the exons ATGAGCAGCGGGGGCGTGGGGCAGCGGCGACCCCCGCGCTGGGCAGCGAGAGCAGCGCCGCTCCCTCCTCGGTGCCCCCCAAACCTCCGAACCCCCCCGAACCCCGGGGCCGACCCGCCCGGTTACCCCGGGGCAAAGCACCGACACCGCTCCGGCCCCTCCGAGGGCACCGAGCGCTCCTGCCCCGCCGGTCCCGGCCCCACAGCCCCGCCGGGGagtggggcagccccagccccgcgctCGGGGGGCCGCCGGACCCCCCGGACCCCCCGGTGCCGGTACCGTTACCTGGCCCGGTGCCGCTCTcggccgctccgctccgctgTGGCGCCCGCGGGGCCGGATCCCGCAGGAAACTCCCGGCCCCGGCGGCTCCGCTCGGCCCCTTTCCTGCCAGGAAGGGACACCCGGCCCCGCCGGCCACCGCCCCCGGCCGCGTCCTGCCCGGCAG TTCCTGCCGCTCCCGGAGCGTCCCCGCATcctccctgggtgctgctggcgCCGCGGGAGGCGCAGATGGAGCGGAGCAGACGCCGCCTGTGGGAAGCGGCGTCGGGAACGCGCCCGGGGACGGCTCCAGCTGGCGCCCGCGGGTGGCGGCGGCTGCGCGGGGACATCCCGGAGCCATCTGTCACCCGCAGCCCGCCCAGaaccgcccccggccccgcagcgccCC CCGCCCCGTCCCTGGAGgtggccctgccctggcacgggTGGAACCGCGCCGTCGTTACGGTCCCTGCCACCCGCACCGTTCCAAGGTTCCAGCGCTGgttctctgtgatgtcactcCGACCTTGTGGCAGCAGAGGTGACAGCTCCGCTCTGGCTCTGCCACCTGCTGCGCTGGCTCTGCCACTTGCGATGGCGCCGACGGCTTTGCTGTGGCTGCTCGTGCTGCTGGTCCTGGCTGGTCCCgtgtggggcacctgggacacctgcag GGGCACCTGCGGGCTCCGGCCCATGGCGTTCGACCACAGCTCCGTGGCTGCTGAGTATTCTCAGGACGACTACGACTCCTTGGATTCTTCCGATGGCACCGCCCAGTACACGGTTGGATCCGCTGGAGTCCACCCGGGGGCCTGGCCTGGGGTCATCAGCGTCCAGGCCACCTGGGACAATGGCACATGGCACATGTGCTCGGGAGCACTCATCCACCCCCAGTGGGTGCTCACCGTGGCTCACTGCTTTGCCCATGCTGG AGACATCTCCAGGTGGGAGGTGGTGATTGGGGCCACTGATCTGAGCCAGCCGGGCCCTGAGGCCCAGCTGCGCCACATCAAGACCCTGCTGGTGCACCAGTACTACGAACCCCGCACGGCGCGGAACAACAtcgccctgctggagctggaccAGCCCGTGGAGTGCAGTGACTACatccagctgggctgtgtgcccGACAGCTCCCTGGCAGTGTCCGACCTCAAAACCTGCTACATCGCGGGCTGGAGGGCCATCCCGGACAGCG cccccAACCCAcgcctggtgctgcaggaggccAAGGTGCGGCTCATCGATGTCCAGCTGTGCAACAGCAGCCGCTGGTACGGGGGGGCCGTGCACCCCCAGGACCTGTGCGCCGGGTACCCGCGGGGCGGCATCGACACCTGCCAG GGGGATTTCGGGGGTCCCCTGGTCTGCAAGGACAACACCGGTGACTACTTCTGGCTGGTGGGCCTGACCAGCTGGGGTAAGGGCTGTGCCGGGGCCAAGCGGCCCGGGGTGTTCACGTCCACGCAGCAGTTCCACACCTGGATCCAGGTGCAGATGGGGCTGCTCCCGCCTGAAGCTGACACTCCTCCGCCCGAGCCCATCCCGAGCCCGGAGGAAGAGCCCGACGCTGACCTGGAGGATGAGATGAATCCCAACCCGGATGACTCGGAGGATTACTCGAAGGTTTCATTCCAACAACAGATCCTGGGGAAATTCCTGaacctgctgctggagctcctgcagtTCCTGAAGGGAGAGAAAGCCTGA